Proteins from a genomic interval of Mesobacillus sp. S13:
- a CDS encoding ferredoxin, whose product MAKYTIVDKETCIACGACGAAAPDIYDYDDEGIAFVTLDENEGIVEIPDVLIDDMMDAFEGCPTDSIKVADEPFNGDATKFE is encoded by the coding sequence ATGGCTAAGTACACAATTGTTGACAAAGAAACTTGTATTGCATGCGGAGCTTGCGGTGCAGCTGCTCCAGATATCTACGACTACGACGATGAAGGCATTGCATTCGTAACACTTGATGAAAACGAAGGGATCGTTGAGATTCCTGATGTATTGATTGACGATATGATGGATGCATTCGAAGGCTGCCCAACAGACTCAATCAAAGTTGCTGATGAGCCTTTCAACGGAGATGCTACTAAGTTTGAATAA